The following proteins come from a genomic window of Salvia miltiorrhiza cultivar Shanhuang (shh) unplaced genomic scaffold, IMPLAD_Smil_shh fragScaff_scaffold_23_2, whole genome shotgun sequence:
- the LOC131002844 gene encoding uncharacterized protein At4g18490-like isoform X3, producing the protein MADPQKNNRVSVNVKEKDPLQDLEIGNDFFSWKSMSIGEGDGLDFDITPVSKGNKKLFNFEKADMDFNLDADFGKMSSFNLDISDLDNSPPLKKDAKSKEKPQESSSGKNKGKTDRFAFGFDFDELDDFSFDSPKKEGTKAQSDNKESSSNGSGCQDKEGSTHINETGSKSTSKDGPQKPSLPESRITFDMDFEPTREICPSNFAMDDIVTQEHLAAIDEGPTGEVKGPLETTISREIPNISPSKKLVSRGQVDLEACITNDVMLDLSSDHLSNDEPSGGNSSALENKVDSVDANASGSKGEQDGNMTLVADSTFSYKHTISRNSQHHQAVAVSENIDETSVDNSSAGESKVSCMDTNASSLNGEQDANMVLVAGSPCDYEHTSKASEHDQPVVFSENINGERTQDGIENHADEDRERAELGQTNSLVEISCTTGDVSGISCDSDTQSSRENQEPSHEMIKSSLTSEPADPLAKPIENTTEPLMNFSRPSVQLEKPEGPIPKASIQATFSSLSSKQITSAQPSLVKGRNGDAAQSDRKLSLQCSKTLLRGIIPQIQSQKSCSHLNIYGREDPVADGSRNGSNLNDSSAKQVKDMEKIKSAPRQREVFTKDLDNPRMETNSKAAESSGNPKILASILSNKNTSAQEHRTSATEGGRKPPDLSGLKLSRLSIDSTKSPILREIKPVGNSSQKSVSVSKIPFGTAHLSDQCRQTISTLSVKRALEDDTADTSALHPAKRLSQSVATSRNFLETTEKVLKKVPINRMEDDRIKSTIGNSHELKAKGVEISSSTKNDSNIKLADACSKELDDLCDILRKKHDEAKELLAQAILNNNKLLMLNNPQLDEKIRATQNLFARLTVGGIQG; encoded by the exons ATGGCAGACCCTCAGAAGAATAATCGTGTTTCTGTCAATGTGAAGGAGAAAGATCCTTTGCAAG ATCTGGAAATTGGGAATGATTTCTTTTCTTGGAAATCAATGTCAATTGGAGAGGGGGATGGGCTGGATTTTGACATCACTCCAGTTTCTAAGGGCAATAAGAAACTATTTAACTTTGAGAAAGC GGATATGGATTTTAATTTGGACGCTGATTTCGGAAAGATGTCATCTTTCAATTTGGATATATCCGATCTGGATAACTCACCACCACTTAAAAAAGATGCAAAATCAAAGGAGAAGCCGCAAGAATCATCCAGTGGAAAGAATAAAGGAAAAACTGATCGCTTTGCTTTTGGATTTGATTTTGACGA GTTGGACGATTTCAGTTTTGACTCCCCAAAAAAAGAAGGTACAAAAGCTCAGAGTGATAACAAAGAAAGTTCTTCAAATGGAAGTGGCTGTCAAGATAAGGAAGGTTCTACTCACATAAATGAAACTGGAAGTAAGAGTACTTCAAAAGATGGACCTCAAAAGCCATCTTTACCAGAGAGCCGGATCACTTTTGACATGGATTTTGAACCCACAAGGGAAATTTGTCCTTCAAATTTTGCCATGGATGACATTGTTACTCAAGAACATTTAGCTGCAATTGATGAAGGACCAACTGGTGAAGTGAAAGGTCCTCTGGAGACAACAATATCCAGGGAAATTCCAAATATCAGTCCATCTAAAAAGTTGGTTTCCCGAGGACAAGTTGATCTTGAAGCTTGTATTACAAATGATGTAATGCTGGACTTGTCATCTGATCATCTGTCTAACGATGAGCCAAGTGGAGGTAATTCATCAGCTCTGGAGAATAAGGTTGACTCTgtggatgcaaatgctagtggCTCCAAAGGAGAACAAGATGGTAATATGACATTGGTTGCTGATTCAACATTTAGTTACAAACATACAATATCTAGAAACTCACAGCACCACCAGGCTGTTGCAGTCTCCGAGAACATTGACGAGACAAGTGTAGATAATTCATCAGCAGGAGAGAGCAAGGTCAGCTGTATGGATACCAATGCTAGCAGCTTAAATGGAGAACAAGATGCTAACATGGTATTGGTTGCTGGCTCACCCTGTGATTACGAACATACATCTAAAGCCTCCGAGCACGATCAGCCTGTTGTATTCTCAGAAAACATTAATGGCGAAAGGACTCAGGATGGAATCGAAAATCATGCGGACGAAGATAGAGAAAGAGCTGAACTAGGTCAAACTAATTCACTTGTTGAAATTTCATGTACAACTGGGGATGTATCAGGGATATCCTGTGACAGTGATACACAATCTAGCAGGGAGAATCAGGAACCCTCTCACGAAATGATCAAGTCTTCATTAACCAG TGAGCCAGCTGATCCATTGGCCAAGCCAATTGAGAACACAACAGAACCCCTTATGAATTTCTCACGACCGTCAGTTCAGTTAGAGAAACCTGAAGGTCCCATCCCGAAGGCGTCAATCCAAGCAACTTTTTCCTCATTAAGTAGTAAACAGATTACCTCTGCTCAACCAAGTCTAGTTAAAGGAAG GAATGGAGATGCGGCTCAAAGTGACAGAAAACTATCCTTGCAATGTTCTAAAACACTACTGAGGGGGATTATTCCCCAGATTCAGAGTCAGAAAAGCTGCAGTCATCTAAATATTTATGG CAGAGAGGACCCTGTTGCTGATGGTTCACGAAACGGCAGTAACTTGAATGATTCTAGTGCAAAACAAGTTAAGGACATGGAGAAAATAAAATCTGCACCGAGGCAAAGAGAAGTGTTTACGAAAGATCTAGATAATCCCAG AATGGAAACTAATAGTAAAGCAGCAGAAAGCAGTGGAAATCCAAAAATATTAGCATCTATACTgtcaaataaaaacacttctgcTCAAGAACACAGAACTTCTGCAACTGAAGGTGGTAGGAAGCCCCCTGATCTGTCTGGACTGAAACTTTCGAG ATTAAGCATTGATTCAACAAAATCACCAATTTTGAGAGAGATTAAACCAGTTGGAAACAGTAGTCAGAAAAGTGTTTCAGTAAGCAAAATACCATTTGGTACTGCTCATCTTTCGGACCAGTGTAGGCAAACAATTTCTACCCTATCTGTGAAGCGAGCATTAGAG GATGACACTGCAGATACTAGTGCCTTACATCCAGCTAAACGTCTTTCTCAATCAGTAGCTACGAGCAG GAATTTTTTGGAAACAACAGAAAAGGTTCTCAAAAAG GTACCCATCAATCGCATGGAAGATGATCGCATCAAAAGCACAATCGGAAACTCCCATGAATTGAAGGCTAAAGGAGTAGAGATATCATCCTCGACAAAAAATGATAGCAACATCAAACTGGCTGATGCTTGCAGCAAGGAACTTGATGAC CTTTGCGACATCCTGCGCAAGAAACATGATGAGGCCAAAGAACTACTGGCTCAAGCTATATTGAACAACAATAAGCTGCTGATGCTCAACAATCCCCAGTTGGATGAGAAG ATTCGCGCAACTCAGAATTTGTTTGCCAGATTAACAGTCGGCGGCATTCAAGGATGA
- the LOC131002844 gene encoding uncharacterized protein At4g18490-like isoform X4 → MADPQKNNRVSVNVKEKDPLQDLEIGNDFFSWKSMSIGEGDGLDFDITPVSKGNKKLFNFEKADMDFNLDADFGKMSSFNLDISDLDNSPPLKKDAKSKEKPQESSSGKNKGKTDRFAFGFDFDELDDFSFDSPKKEGTKAQSDNKESSSNGSGCQDKEGSTHINETGSKSTSKDGPQKPSLPESRITFDMDFEPTREICPSNFAMDDIVTQEHLAAIDEGPTGEVKGPLETTISREIPNISPSKKLVSRGQVDLEACITNDVMLDLSSDHLSNDEPSGGNSSALENKVDSVDANASGSKGEQDGNMTLVADSTFSYKHTISRNSQHHQAVAVSENIDETSVDNSSAGESKVSCMDTNASSLNGEQDANMVLVAGSPCDYEHTSKASEHDQPVVFSENINGERTQDGIENHADEDRERAELGQTNSLVEISCTTGDVSGISCDSDTQSSRENQEPSHEMIKSSLTSEPADPLAKPIENTTEPLMNFSRPSVQLEKPEGPIPKASIQATFSSLSSKQITSAQPSLVKGRNGDAAQSDRKLSLQCSKTLLRGIIPQIQSQKSCSHLNIYGEDPVADGSRNGSNLNDSSAKQVKDMEKIKSAPRQREVFTKDLDNPRMETNSKAAESSGNPKILASILSNKNTSAQEHRTSATEGGRKPPDLSGLKLSRLSIDSTKSPILREIKPVGNSSQKSVSVSKIPFGTAHLSDQCRQTISTLSVKRALEDDTADTSALHPAKRLSQSVATSRNFLETTEKVLKKVPINRMEDDRIKSTIGNSHELKAKGVEISSSTKNDSNIKLADACSKELDDLCDILRKKHDEAKELLAQAILNNNKLLMLNNPQLDEKIRATQNLFARLTVGGIQG, encoded by the exons ATGGCAGACCCTCAGAAGAATAATCGTGTTTCTGTCAATGTGAAGGAGAAAGATCCTTTGCAAG ATCTGGAAATTGGGAATGATTTCTTTTCTTGGAAATCAATGTCAATTGGAGAGGGGGATGGGCTGGATTTTGACATCACTCCAGTTTCTAAGGGCAATAAGAAACTATTTAACTTTGAGAAAGC GGATATGGATTTTAATTTGGACGCTGATTTCGGAAAGATGTCATCTTTCAATTTGGATATATCCGATCTGGATAACTCACCACCACTTAAAAAAGATGCAAAATCAAAGGAGAAGCCGCAAGAATCATCCAGTGGAAAGAATAAAGGAAAAACTGATCGCTTTGCTTTTGGATTTGATTTTGACGA GTTGGACGATTTCAGTTTTGACTCCCCAAAAAAAGAAGGTACAAAAGCTCAGAGTGATAACAAAGAAAGTTCTTCAAATGGAAGTGGCTGTCAAGATAAGGAAGGTTCTACTCACATAAATGAAACTGGAAGTAAGAGTACTTCAAAAGATGGACCTCAAAAGCCATCTTTACCAGAGAGCCGGATCACTTTTGACATGGATTTTGAACCCACAAGGGAAATTTGTCCTTCAAATTTTGCCATGGATGACATTGTTACTCAAGAACATTTAGCTGCAATTGATGAAGGACCAACTGGTGAAGTGAAAGGTCCTCTGGAGACAACAATATCCAGGGAAATTCCAAATATCAGTCCATCTAAAAAGTTGGTTTCCCGAGGACAAGTTGATCTTGAAGCTTGTATTACAAATGATGTAATGCTGGACTTGTCATCTGATCATCTGTCTAACGATGAGCCAAGTGGAGGTAATTCATCAGCTCTGGAGAATAAGGTTGACTCTgtggatgcaaatgctagtggCTCCAAAGGAGAACAAGATGGTAATATGACATTGGTTGCTGATTCAACATTTAGTTACAAACATACAATATCTAGAAACTCACAGCACCACCAGGCTGTTGCAGTCTCCGAGAACATTGACGAGACAAGTGTAGATAATTCATCAGCAGGAGAGAGCAAGGTCAGCTGTATGGATACCAATGCTAGCAGCTTAAATGGAGAACAAGATGCTAACATGGTATTGGTTGCTGGCTCACCCTGTGATTACGAACATACATCTAAAGCCTCCGAGCACGATCAGCCTGTTGTATTCTCAGAAAACATTAATGGCGAAAGGACTCAGGATGGAATCGAAAATCATGCGGACGAAGATAGAGAAAGAGCTGAACTAGGTCAAACTAATTCACTTGTTGAAATTTCATGTACAACTGGGGATGTATCAGGGATATCCTGTGACAGTGATACACAATCTAGCAGGGAGAATCAGGAACCCTCTCACGAAATGATCAAGTCTTCATTAACCAG TGAGCCAGCTGATCCATTGGCCAAGCCAATTGAGAACACAACAGAACCCCTTATGAATTTCTCACGACCGTCAGTTCAGTTAGAGAAACCTGAAGGTCCCATCCCGAAGGCGTCAATCCAAGCAACTTTTTCCTCATTAAGTAGTAAACAGATTACCTCTGCTCAACCAAGTCTAGTTAAAGGAAG GAATGGAGATGCGGCTCAAAGTGACAGAAAACTATCCTTGCAATGTTCTAAAACACTACTGAGGGGGATTATTCCCCAGATTCAGAGTCAGAAAAGCTGCAGTCATCTAAATATTTATGG AGAGGACCCTGTTGCTGATGGTTCACGAAACGGCAGTAACTTGAATGATTCTAGTGCAAAACAAGTTAAGGACATGGAGAAAATAAAATCTGCACCGAGGCAAAGAGAAGTGTTTACGAAAGATCTAGATAATCCCAG AATGGAAACTAATAGTAAAGCAGCAGAAAGCAGTGGAAATCCAAAAATATTAGCATCTATACTgtcaaataaaaacacttctgcTCAAGAACACAGAACTTCTGCAACTGAAGGTGGTAGGAAGCCCCCTGATCTGTCTGGACTGAAACTTTCGAG ATTAAGCATTGATTCAACAAAATCACCAATTTTGAGAGAGATTAAACCAGTTGGAAACAGTAGTCAGAAAAGTGTTTCAGTAAGCAAAATACCATTTGGTACTGCTCATCTTTCGGACCAGTGTAGGCAAACAATTTCTACCCTATCTGTGAAGCGAGCATTAGAG GATGACACTGCAGATACTAGTGCCTTACATCCAGCTAAACGTCTTTCTCAATCAGTAGCTACGAGCAG GAATTTTTTGGAAACAACAGAAAAGGTTCTCAAAAAG GTACCCATCAATCGCATGGAAGATGATCGCATCAAAAGCACAATCGGAAACTCCCATGAATTGAAGGCTAAAGGAGTAGAGATATCATCCTCGACAAAAAATGATAGCAACATCAAACTGGCTGATGCTTGCAGCAAGGAACTTGATGAC CTTTGCGACATCCTGCGCAAGAAACATGATGAGGCCAAAGAACTACTGGCTCAAGCTATATTGAACAACAATAAGCTGCTGATGCTCAACAATCCCCAGTTGGATGAGAAG ATTCGCGCAACTCAGAATTTGTTTGCCAGATTAACAGTCGGCGGCATTCAAGGATGA
- the LOC131002844 gene encoding uncharacterized protein At4g18490-like isoform X1, whose protein sequence is MADPQKNNRVSVNVKEKDPLQDLEIGNDFFSWKSMSIGEGDGLDFDITPVSKGNKKLFNFEKADMDFNLDADFGKMSSFNLDISDLDNSPPLKKDAKSKEKPQESSSGKNKGKTDRFAFGFDFDELDDFSFDSPKKEGTKAQSDNKESSSNGSGCQDKEGSTHINETGSKSTSKDGPQKPSLPESRITFDMDFEPTREICPSNFAMDDIVTQEHLAAIDEGPTGEVKGPLETTISREIPNISPSKKLVSRGQVDLEACITNDVMLDLSSDHLSNDEPSGGNSSALENKVDSVDANASGSKGEQDGNMTLVADSTFSYKHTISRNSQHHQAVAVSENIDETSVDNSSAGESKVSCMDTNASSLNGEQDANMVLVAGSPCDYEHTSKASEHDQPVVFSENINGERTQDGIENHADEDRERAELGQTNSLVEISCTTGDVSGISCDSDTQSSRENQEPSHEMIKSSLTSEPADPLAKPIENTTEPLMNFSRPSVQLEKPEGPIPKASIQATFSSLSSKQITSAQPSLVKGRNGDAAQSDRKLSLQCSKTLLRGIIPQIQSQKSCSHLNIYGREDPVADGSRNGSNLNDSSAKQVKDMEKIKSAPRQREVFTKDLDNPRMETNSKAAESSGNPKILASILSNKNTSAQEHRTSATEGGRKPPDLSGLKLSRLSIDSTKSPILREIKPVGNSSQKSVSVSKIPFGTAHLSDQCRQTISTLSVKRALEDDTADTSALHPAKRLSQSVATSRNFLETTEKVLKKVPINRMEDDRIKSTIGNSHELKAKGVEISSSTKNDSNIKLADACSKELDDLCDILRKKHDEAKELLAQAILNNNKLLMLNNPQLDEKISFKLSTSTDFVGSIFIIHANTHCVGLYYL, encoded by the exons ATGGCAGACCCTCAGAAGAATAATCGTGTTTCTGTCAATGTGAAGGAGAAAGATCCTTTGCAAG ATCTGGAAATTGGGAATGATTTCTTTTCTTGGAAATCAATGTCAATTGGAGAGGGGGATGGGCTGGATTTTGACATCACTCCAGTTTCTAAGGGCAATAAGAAACTATTTAACTTTGAGAAAGC GGATATGGATTTTAATTTGGACGCTGATTTCGGAAAGATGTCATCTTTCAATTTGGATATATCCGATCTGGATAACTCACCACCACTTAAAAAAGATGCAAAATCAAAGGAGAAGCCGCAAGAATCATCCAGTGGAAAGAATAAAGGAAAAACTGATCGCTTTGCTTTTGGATTTGATTTTGACGA GTTGGACGATTTCAGTTTTGACTCCCCAAAAAAAGAAGGTACAAAAGCTCAGAGTGATAACAAAGAAAGTTCTTCAAATGGAAGTGGCTGTCAAGATAAGGAAGGTTCTACTCACATAAATGAAACTGGAAGTAAGAGTACTTCAAAAGATGGACCTCAAAAGCCATCTTTACCAGAGAGCCGGATCACTTTTGACATGGATTTTGAACCCACAAGGGAAATTTGTCCTTCAAATTTTGCCATGGATGACATTGTTACTCAAGAACATTTAGCTGCAATTGATGAAGGACCAACTGGTGAAGTGAAAGGTCCTCTGGAGACAACAATATCCAGGGAAATTCCAAATATCAGTCCATCTAAAAAGTTGGTTTCCCGAGGACAAGTTGATCTTGAAGCTTGTATTACAAATGATGTAATGCTGGACTTGTCATCTGATCATCTGTCTAACGATGAGCCAAGTGGAGGTAATTCATCAGCTCTGGAGAATAAGGTTGACTCTgtggatgcaaatgctagtggCTCCAAAGGAGAACAAGATGGTAATATGACATTGGTTGCTGATTCAACATTTAGTTACAAACATACAATATCTAGAAACTCACAGCACCACCAGGCTGTTGCAGTCTCCGAGAACATTGACGAGACAAGTGTAGATAATTCATCAGCAGGAGAGAGCAAGGTCAGCTGTATGGATACCAATGCTAGCAGCTTAAATGGAGAACAAGATGCTAACATGGTATTGGTTGCTGGCTCACCCTGTGATTACGAACATACATCTAAAGCCTCCGAGCACGATCAGCCTGTTGTATTCTCAGAAAACATTAATGGCGAAAGGACTCAGGATGGAATCGAAAATCATGCGGACGAAGATAGAGAAAGAGCTGAACTAGGTCAAACTAATTCACTTGTTGAAATTTCATGTACAACTGGGGATGTATCAGGGATATCCTGTGACAGTGATACACAATCTAGCAGGGAGAATCAGGAACCCTCTCACGAAATGATCAAGTCTTCATTAACCAG TGAGCCAGCTGATCCATTGGCCAAGCCAATTGAGAACACAACAGAACCCCTTATGAATTTCTCACGACCGTCAGTTCAGTTAGAGAAACCTGAAGGTCCCATCCCGAAGGCGTCAATCCAAGCAACTTTTTCCTCATTAAGTAGTAAACAGATTACCTCTGCTCAACCAAGTCTAGTTAAAGGAAG GAATGGAGATGCGGCTCAAAGTGACAGAAAACTATCCTTGCAATGTTCTAAAACACTACTGAGGGGGATTATTCCCCAGATTCAGAGTCAGAAAAGCTGCAGTCATCTAAATATTTATGG CAGAGAGGACCCTGTTGCTGATGGTTCACGAAACGGCAGTAACTTGAATGATTCTAGTGCAAAACAAGTTAAGGACATGGAGAAAATAAAATCTGCACCGAGGCAAAGAGAAGTGTTTACGAAAGATCTAGATAATCCCAG AATGGAAACTAATAGTAAAGCAGCAGAAAGCAGTGGAAATCCAAAAATATTAGCATCTATACTgtcaaataaaaacacttctgcTCAAGAACACAGAACTTCTGCAACTGAAGGTGGTAGGAAGCCCCCTGATCTGTCTGGACTGAAACTTTCGAG ATTAAGCATTGATTCAACAAAATCACCAATTTTGAGAGAGATTAAACCAGTTGGAAACAGTAGTCAGAAAAGTGTTTCAGTAAGCAAAATACCATTTGGTACTGCTCATCTTTCGGACCAGTGTAGGCAAACAATTTCTACCCTATCTGTGAAGCGAGCATTAGAG GATGACACTGCAGATACTAGTGCCTTACATCCAGCTAAACGTCTTTCTCAATCAGTAGCTACGAGCAG GAATTTTTTGGAAACAACAGAAAAGGTTCTCAAAAAG GTACCCATCAATCGCATGGAAGATGATCGCATCAAAAGCACAATCGGAAACTCCCATGAATTGAAGGCTAAAGGAGTAGAGATATCATCCTCGACAAAAAATGATAGCAACATCAAACTGGCTGATGCTTGCAGCAAGGAACTTGATGAC CTTTGCGACATCCTGCGCAAGAAACATGATGAGGCCAAAGAACTACTGGCTCAAGCTATATTGAACAACAATAAGCTGCTGATGCTCAACAATCCCCAGTTGGATGAGAAGATATCCTTCAAGCTTTCCACTTCTACAGATTTTGTGGGTTCGATTTTCATAATTCATGCGAATACGCACTGTGTTGGCCTTTACTACTTATAA
- the LOC131002844 gene encoding uncharacterized protein At4g18490-like isoform X2, which yields MADPQKNNRVSVNVKEKDPLQDLEIGNDFFSWKSMSIGEGDGLDFDITPVSKGNKKLFNFEKADMDFNLDADFGKMSSFNLDISDLDNSPPLKKDAKSKEKPQESSSGKNKGKTDRFAFGFDFDELDDFSFDSPKKEGTKAQSDNKESSSNGSGCQDKEGSTHINETGSKSTSKDGPQKPSLPESRITFDMDFEPTREICPSNFAMDDIVTQEHLAAIDEGPTGEVKGPLETTISREIPNISPSKKLVSRGQVDLEACITNDVMLDLSSDHLSNDEPSGGNSSALENKVDSVDANASGSKGEQDGNMTLVADSTFSYKHTISRNSQHHQAVAVSENIDETSVDNSSAGESKVSCMDTNASSLNGEQDANMVLVAGSPCDYEHTSKASEHDQPVVFSENINGERTQDGIENHADEDRERAELGQTNSLVEISCTTGDVSGISCDSDTQSSRENQEPSHEMIKSSLTSEPADPLAKPIENTTEPLMNFSRPSVQLEKPEGPIPKASIQATFSSLSSKQITSAQPSLVKGRNGDAAQSDRKLSLQCSKTLLRGIIPQIQSQKSCSHLNIYGEDPVADGSRNGSNLNDSSAKQVKDMEKIKSAPRQREVFTKDLDNPRMETNSKAAESSGNPKILASILSNKNTSAQEHRTSATEGGRKPPDLSGLKLSRLSIDSTKSPILREIKPVGNSSQKSVSVSKIPFGTAHLSDQCRQTISTLSVKRALEDDTADTSALHPAKRLSQSVATSRNFLETTEKVLKKVPINRMEDDRIKSTIGNSHELKAKGVEISSSTKNDSNIKLADACSKELDDLCDILRKKHDEAKELLAQAILNNNKLLMLNNPQLDEKISFKLSTSTDFVGSIFIIHANTHCVGLYYL from the exons ATGGCAGACCCTCAGAAGAATAATCGTGTTTCTGTCAATGTGAAGGAGAAAGATCCTTTGCAAG ATCTGGAAATTGGGAATGATTTCTTTTCTTGGAAATCAATGTCAATTGGAGAGGGGGATGGGCTGGATTTTGACATCACTCCAGTTTCTAAGGGCAATAAGAAACTATTTAACTTTGAGAAAGC GGATATGGATTTTAATTTGGACGCTGATTTCGGAAAGATGTCATCTTTCAATTTGGATATATCCGATCTGGATAACTCACCACCACTTAAAAAAGATGCAAAATCAAAGGAGAAGCCGCAAGAATCATCCAGTGGAAAGAATAAAGGAAAAACTGATCGCTTTGCTTTTGGATTTGATTTTGACGA GTTGGACGATTTCAGTTTTGACTCCCCAAAAAAAGAAGGTACAAAAGCTCAGAGTGATAACAAAGAAAGTTCTTCAAATGGAAGTGGCTGTCAAGATAAGGAAGGTTCTACTCACATAAATGAAACTGGAAGTAAGAGTACTTCAAAAGATGGACCTCAAAAGCCATCTTTACCAGAGAGCCGGATCACTTTTGACATGGATTTTGAACCCACAAGGGAAATTTGTCCTTCAAATTTTGCCATGGATGACATTGTTACTCAAGAACATTTAGCTGCAATTGATGAAGGACCAACTGGTGAAGTGAAAGGTCCTCTGGAGACAACAATATCCAGGGAAATTCCAAATATCAGTCCATCTAAAAAGTTGGTTTCCCGAGGACAAGTTGATCTTGAAGCTTGTATTACAAATGATGTAATGCTGGACTTGTCATCTGATCATCTGTCTAACGATGAGCCAAGTGGAGGTAATTCATCAGCTCTGGAGAATAAGGTTGACTCTgtggatgcaaatgctagtggCTCCAAAGGAGAACAAGATGGTAATATGACATTGGTTGCTGATTCAACATTTAGTTACAAACATACAATATCTAGAAACTCACAGCACCACCAGGCTGTTGCAGTCTCCGAGAACATTGACGAGACAAGTGTAGATAATTCATCAGCAGGAGAGAGCAAGGTCAGCTGTATGGATACCAATGCTAGCAGCTTAAATGGAGAACAAGATGCTAACATGGTATTGGTTGCTGGCTCACCCTGTGATTACGAACATACATCTAAAGCCTCCGAGCACGATCAGCCTGTTGTATTCTCAGAAAACATTAATGGCGAAAGGACTCAGGATGGAATCGAAAATCATGCGGACGAAGATAGAGAAAGAGCTGAACTAGGTCAAACTAATTCACTTGTTGAAATTTCATGTACAACTGGGGATGTATCAGGGATATCCTGTGACAGTGATACACAATCTAGCAGGGAGAATCAGGAACCCTCTCACGAAATGATCAAGTCTTCATTAACCAG TGAGCCAGCTGATCCATTGGCCAAGCCAATTGAGAACACAACAGAACCCCTTATGAATTTCTCACGACCGTCAGTTCAGTTAGAGAAACCTGAAGGTCCCATCCCGAAGGCGTCAATCCAAGCAACTTTTTCCTCATTAAGTAGTAAACAGATTACCTCTGCTCAACCAAGTCTAGTTAAAGGAAG GAATGGAGATGCGGCTCAAAGTGACAGAAAACTATCCTTGCAATGTTCTAAAACACTACTGAGGGGGATTATTCCCCAGATTCAGAGTCAGAAAAGCTGCAGTCATCTAAATATTTATGG AGAGGACCCTGTTGCTGATGGTTCACGAAACGGCAGTAACTTGAATGATTCTAGTGCAAAACAAGTTAAGGACATGGAGAAAATAAAATCTGCACCGAGGCAAAGAGAAGTGTTTACGAAAGATCTAGATAATCCCAG AATGGAAACTAATAGTAAAGCAGCAGAAAGCAGTGGAAATCCAAAAATATTAGCATCTATACTgtcaaataaaaacacttctgcTCAAGAACACAGAACTTCTGCAACTGAAGGTGGTAGGAAGCCCCCTGATCTGTCTGGACTGAAACTTTCGAG ATTAAGCATTGATTCAACAAAATCACCAATTTTGAGAGAGATTAAACCAGTTGGAAACAGTAGTCAGAAAAGTGTTTCAGTAAGCAAAATACCATTTGGTACTGCTCATCTTTCGGACCAGTGTAGGCAAACAATTTCTACCCTATCTGTGAAGCGAGCATTAGAG GATGACACTGCAGATACTAGTGCCTTACATCCAGCTAAACGTCTTTCTCAATCAGTAGCTACGAGCAG GAATTTTTTGGAAACAACAGAAAAGGTTCTCAAAAAG GTACCCATCAATCGCATGGAAGATGATCGCATCAAAAGCACAATCGGAAACTCCCATGAATTGAAGGCTAAAGGAGTAGAGATATCATCCTCGACAAAAAATGATAGCAACATCAAACTGGCTGATGCTTGCAGCAAGGAACTTGATGAC CTTTGCGACATCCTGCGCAAGAAACATGATGAGGCCAAAGAACTACTGGCTCAAGCTATATTGAACAACAATAAGCTGCTGATGCTCAACAATCCCCAGTTGGATGAGAAGATATCCTTCAAGCTTTCCACTTCTACAGATTTTGTGGGTTCGATTTTCATAATTCATGCGAATACGCACTGTGTTGGCCTTTACTACTTATAA